The Pelagibius sp. CAU 1746 genomic sequence CAGGTGAAGACTCCGCGCGGCGGTCCCGCCAGGTTCTCGGCCTCGCCGGCGTAGTAGCGCAGGAAATCGACCGCTTCCCGCAGCTCCGCCACCGCATCGGCCAGCGTCTTGCCGGCCTCGCTCGCCAGCAGCGCGAAGATCTCGCCGAAGTCGCGTTCGTAGAGGTCCGAGGCGCGGCGCAGGACGGCGGCACGTTCGGCCGCCGGCGCATCCCACGGCCGCGCCGACGCCAAGGCCGTCGCCACATCCGCTTCACTGGCCCTGACGACCTCGCCGATGACCGCGCCGGTGGCGGGGTTGCGGGCGGCCTCCACCTCTCCGCCCTTCACGGGGCCGGCGAGCAGCGGTTCGACGCGCCAAGGCGCGAGGGGCCGGCGCGCCGCCTCGATCCGCGCCAGTTCCGTAACGTCGAAGAGGTCGAAGCCGCGCGCGTTCAGTCGCTCGGGCGCGAAGATCTCCGGTCCGGTCCTGACCACCGGCTCGAAGCGGCCCGGCGCGCCCTGCAGCGCCTCGAAGGGGCAGGCCGCCACCGCGCGGGCCGGCACGTTTTGGTCGACGATCTGGTTCACGAAGGAGGAGTTGGCGCCGTTCTCCAGAAGCCGGCGCACCAGGTAGGCGAGCAGGTCGCGGTGGGCGCCGACCGGCGCGTAGATGCGGCAGCGCGTGCCTTCCTCGGCATGAACGATATCGTGCAGCGCCTCGCCCATGCCGTGCAGGCGTTGAAATTCGAAGGCGGAGGTATCCCGGCCCTTCGCCATTTCGAGGATCGCGGCCACGGTGTGGGCGTTGTGGGTGGCGAATTGCGGATAGAGGCGGTCGGTGAGCTTCAACAGCTTGCGCGCGTTGCCCAGGTAGCTGACGTCGGTGGCGGCCTTGCGGGTGAAGACCGGGAAGTCCGCCAGCCCCTCGACCTGGGCGTGCTTGATCTCCGTGTCCCAATAGGCCCCCTTCACCAGCCGCACCATGAGGCGCCGGTCGTGACGCTGGGCCATGTCGTAGAGGCCGTCGATCACGTCCGGCGCACGGCGGCCGTAAGCCTGGACCACGACGCCGAAGCCGTCCCAGCCGGCGAGCGCGGGATCGGCCAGCACCGCCTCGATCACCTTCAGCGACAGGCCCAGGCGGTCGGCCTCCTCGGCGTCGATGTTGAGGCCCATGCCCGCCTGCGCGGCCTTGCGCGCGAGGTCGCGGACCACCGGCACCAGCTCGTCCATGATCCTGGCGGTCTTGGCCACCTCGTAGCGCGGATGCAGCGCCGAGAGCTTGACCGAGATGCCCGGATTGGCCGCGATCTCCGAAGCGGCGCAGGCGCCGGAGATGGCGGAGATGGCCTCCGAGTAGGCCTGGGCGTAGCGCGCCGCGTCACCCCGCGTCATCGCGGCCTCGCCCAGCATGTCGTAGGAATAGGTGAAGCCTTTTTCTTCCTTGCCCTGCGCGCGCGTCATCGCCGCTTCTATGTCCTGGCCCAGCACGAACTGGCGGCCCATCTCGCGCATCGCCTGGCCGACGGCGGTGCGGATGACGGGTTCGCCGAGACGCCGGATCATGCCGCGCAGGGTGCCTGCGATGCCCGGCCGGTCGGTCTCCAGCACCTTGCCGGTCAGCAGCAGCCCCCAGGTGGAGGCGTTGACCAACGGCGAGGAGGAATGACCGATGTGGCGGCTCCAGTCCGAAGGGGCGATCTTGTCCTCGATCAGGGCGTCGATGGTCTCGGCATCGGGAACGCGCAGCAGCGCCTCGGCCAGGCACATGAGGGCCACGCCCTCGTCGGTCGACAACCCGTACTCGGCGAGGAAGACATCCATCAGGCCCGGGCGCGCCCGAGTGCGGATCCGCTCCACCAGCGCGGCGGCGCGGTCGACGATCGTCGCACGCGCGCCGCTATCTAGGGCCGCCTCCTCGGTCAAGACCTGCAAGACGTCGGCCTCGTCGCGCCGCTTGTTTGCATCCCATCTCGGATCGAGGTCAATCATCTTCGCCCGCCCCGTTTTCGGCCTATCGGCCCAAGTTTGGTCAGCCCATATTAGAGAGCACTAACCATTCCTTTTGCCTGAATATTCTTATAAACTAGGTAATTCGTCTAA encodes the following:
- the putA gene encoding bifunctional proline dehydrogenase/L-glutamate gamma-semialdehyde dehydrogenase PutA, which produces MIDLDPRWDANKRRDEADVLQVLTEEAALDSGARATIVDRAAALVERIRTRARPGLMDVFLAEYGLSTDEGVALMCLAEALLRVPDAETIDALIEDKIAPSDWSRHIGHSSSPLVNASTWGLLLTGKVLETDRPGIAGTLRGMIRRLGEPVIRTAVGQAMREMGRQFVLGQDIEAAMTRAQGKEEKGFTYSYDMLGEAAMTRGDAARYAQAYSEAISAISGACAASEIAANPGISVKLSALHPRYEVAKTARIMDELVPVVRDLARKAAQAGMGLNIDAEEADRLGLSLKVIEAVLADPALAGWDGFGVVVQAYGRRAPDVIDGLYDMAQRHDRRLMVRLVKGAYWDTEIKHAQVEGLADFPVFTRKAATDVSYLGNARKLLKLTDRLYPQFATHNAHTVAAILEMAKGRDTSAFEFQRLHGMGEALHDIVHAEEGTRCRIYAPVGAHRDLLAYLVRRLLENGANSSFVNQIVDQNVPARAVAACPFEALQGAPGRFEPVVRTGPEIFAPERLNARGFDLFDVTELARIEAARRPLAPWRVEPLLAGPVKGGEVEAARNPATGAVIGEVVRASEADVATALASARPWDAPAAERAAVLRRASDLYERDFGEIFALLASEAGKTLADAVAELREAVDFLRYYAGEAENLAGPPRGVFTCISPWNFPLAIFSGQIAAALAAGNGVLAKPAEATPAIAAWGVRRLHEAGVPRSALQFLPGRGGVVGAALTADPRVNGVAFTGSTATARTIQRSLAQHLEPGTPLIAETGGLNAMIVDSTSLPEQAVRDIVASAFQSAGQRCSALRCLYVQEDTADSLRDMLVGAMRELELGDPWRLSTDVGPVITAAAQADISTYVAEAEAEGRLIHRLEAPAQGHFVAPALIAVEGIGDLEREVFGPVLHLASFKARELDRVIAAVNATGYGLTFGLHTRIDDRVQKIADTVLAGNIYANRNQIGAIVGSQPFGGEGLSGTGPKAGGPNYLPRFTRRPAVRHDFEKDLPADPARVASALTAPQEQAAVWSRLLPGPTGELNRLFAYPRPPVLCLGPGAAAARDQVAAIELLGGRAVAVAGRLAPESLAKLPPFGAVVWWGDEASARSYALALAEREGPIVPLVTGRPDTAHALFERHLCVDTTASGGNAALLAGGMTP